One Dromiciops gliroides isolate mDroGli1 chromosome 3, mDroGli1.pri, whole genome shotgun sequence DNA segment encodes these proteins:
- the FAM98C gene encoding protein FAM98C isoform X2, translated as MAASEEAPPAGSPEEAAWLARAVRALGCAAGSPGKEPRSEAEAGARLAEAAARGASCAHFRALCARLAAELGALGALKEGAVLNAGDADGPETEDCFLLELSGLLRELQCPDRALTTGNPTTRLRAPGNGLRLLRFLCSELQAARLLSLRSPPDSSHAEAREKAQGELALILQALGMPQPEPGTPASQVLREVHSKISDLLPSLPPGHLDPLLTQPLDAPRWSQGTAMTNVLKPLRQGLAPESGVSLAHVLASRADLSRLVPATGQTARLTTCCPINKVLMGPVPDRGGRPNDLEAPMPSWQSRREGGHQHWGRKKKRR; from the exons ATGGCTGCGTCAGAAGAGGCCCCACCGGCGGGGAGCCCAGAGGAGGCGGCCTGGCTGGCGCGCGCCGTGCGGGCCCTTGG GTGCGCGGCAGGCTCCCCGGGGAAGGAGCCCCGGTCGGAGGCGGAGGCAGGCGCGAGGCTAGCGGAGGCCGCGGCCCGCGGAGCGTCGTGCGCCCACTTCCGAGCCTTGTGCGCACGTCTGGCGGCCGAGCTAGGCGCGCTGGGGGCCCTGAAAGAAGGGGCGGTCCTGAACGCCGGAGACGCCGACG gccccgAAACGGAGGACTGCTTCCTGCTGGAGCTGAGCGGCCTGCTGCGGGAGCTCCAATGCCCAGACCGGGCCCTCACCACGGGGAACCCCACAACTCGGCTCCGGGCCCCCGGCAACGGCCTGCGCCTGCTTC GCTTCCTCTGCTCAGAGCTCCAGGCAGCTCGACTCTTGAGCCTTCGAAGCCCACCCGACTCCTCCCATGCTGAGGCCCGGGAAAAAGCTCAGGGAGAGCTGGCCCTGATTCTCCAAGCTCTGGGGATGCCCCAGCCGGAGCCAGGCACCCCAGCCAGCCAGGTGCTGAGAGAGGTTCATTCGAAG ATCTCAGACTtgcttccctccctgccccctggtCACCTGGACCCCCTACTCACTCAGCCTCTGGATGCTCCTCGATGG agCCAGGGCACTGCCATGACAAATGTCTTGAAGCCCCTACGTCAGGGGTTGGCCCCTGAGTCTGGTGTCTCCCTTGCCCACGTCTTGGCTTCCAGGGCTGACCTCTCCCGACTGGTCCCAGCCACAGGGCAGACTGCCCGTCTGACTACCTGCTGCCCCATCAACAAGGTGCTGATGGGCCCAGTCCCTGACAGAGGGGGCCGGCCCAATGATCTGGAAGCCCCTATGCCCAGCTGGCAGAGCCGCAGGGAAGGGGGGCACCAGCACTGGGGACGGAAGAAGAAGAGACGGTGA
- the FAM98C gene encoding protein FAM98C isoform X1 yields MAASEEAPPAGSPEEAAWLARAVRALGCAAGSPGKEPRSEAEAGARLAEAAARGASCAHFRALCARLAAELGALGALKEGAVLNAGDADGPETEDCFLLELSGLLRELQCPDRALTTGNPTTRLRAPGNGLRLLRFLCSELQAARLLSLRSPPDSSHAEAREKAQGELALILQALGMPQPEPGTPASQVLREVHSKISDLLPSLPPGHLDPLLTQPLDAPRWEALSTLSSCLRDQYCYRRRLMLTRLDLTASAFHWTERAQSQGTAMTNVLKPLRQGLAPESGVSLAHVLASRADLSRLVPATGQTARLTTCCPINKVLMGPVPDRGGRPNDLEAPMPSWQSRREGGHQHWGRKKKRR; encoded by the exons ATGGCTGCGTCAGAAGAGGCCCCACCGGCGGGGAGCCCAGAGGAGGCGGCCTGGCTGGCGCGCGCCGTGCGGGCCCTTGG GTGCGCGGCAGGCTCCCCGGGGAAGGAGCCCCGGTCGGAGGCGGAGGCAGGCGCGAGGCTAGCGGAGGCCGCGGCCCGCGGAGCGTCGTGCGCCCACTTCCGAGCCTTGTGCGCACGTCTGGCGGCCGAGCTAGGCGCGCTGGGGGCCCTGAAAGAAGGGGCGGTCCTGAACGCCGGAGACGCCGACG gccccgAAACGGAGGACTGCTTCCTGCTGGAGCTGAGCGGCCTGCTGCGGGAGCTCCAATGCCCAGACCGGGCCCTCACCACGGGGAACCCCACAACTCGGCTCCGGGCCCCCGGCAACGGCCTGCGCCTGCTTC GCTTCCTCTGCTCAGAGCTCCAGGCAGCTCGACTCTTGAGCCTTCGAAGCCCACCCGACTCCTCCCATGCTGAGGCCCGGGAAAAAGCTCAGGGAGAGCTGGCCCTGATTCTCCAAGCTCTGGGGATGCCCCAGCCGGAGCCAGGCACCCCAGCCAGCCAGGTGCTGAGAGAGGTTCATTCGAAG ATCTCAGACTtgcttccctccctgccccctggtCACCTGGACCCCCTACTCACTCAGCCTCTGGATGCTCCTCGATGG gaggccctgagtacCCTCTCCAGCTGCCTTCGGGATCAGTACTGCTACCGCCGTCGTCTCATGCTGACCAGGCTGGATCTCACAGCATCTGCCTTCCATTGGACAGAGCGGGCCCAG agCCAGGGCACTGCCATGACAAATGTCTTGAAGCCCCTACGTCAGGGGTTGGCCCCTGAGTCTGGTGTCTCCCTTGCCCACGTCTTGGCTTCCAGGGCTGACCTCTCCCGACTGGTCCCAGCCACAGGGCAGACTGCCCGTCTGACTACCTGCTGCCCCATCAACAAGGTGCTGATGGGCCCAGTCCCTGACAGAGGGGGCCGGCCCAATGATCTGGAAGCCCCTATGCCCAGCTGGCAGAGCCGCAGGGAAGGGGGGCACCAGCACTGGGGACGGAAGAAGAAGAGACGGTGA
- the SPRED3 gene encoding sprouty-related, EVH1 domain-containing protein 3, with protein MQTTLAELVQGSLSSSSSSPSNTSQEPMDVLYTQKTHRDSQSSSSSIRQDARPPGPAIVTSESSGLGLAMTSKHRPSPTQRQSSPQLQQLQPFAVRPEAPGTMPGWVGRGYEDYRRAGPPPVPLAVSCVVRFDKAGSTPPPGQAVSPTVPRTPASPPPPPPTPAPAQLLAKGSPSCRVTAGFAEEASGADAARCVHCRALFRRGSDGRGGHCAEAPDPGGRLVRRLSCLWCAESLLYHCLSDAEGDFSDPCACEPGHPRPAARWAALAALSLAVPCLCCYPPLHACHWAAVRCGCPGCGGHHEAAR; from the exons ATGCAGACTACCCTAGCAGAGCTGGTCCAAG gctctctctcttcatcctcctcctctccttccaacACCTCCCAGGAGCCCATGGATGTCCTCTACACTCAGAAG ACACACCGGGACAGCCAGTCTTCTTCCAGCTCCATCCGCCAAGACGCTAGGCCCCCAGGTCCAGCTATAGTCACTAGCGAGTCGTCTGGTTTGGGCCTGGCCATGACCTCCAAGCATCGGCCCTCCCCCACACAG CGCCAGAGCTCCCCGCAACTCCAGCAACTTCAGCCTTTCGCGGTCAGACCCGAGGCCCCAGGAACCATGCCAGGCTGGGTGGGCCGAGGCTACGAAGATTATCGGAGAGCCGGCCCGCCCCCTGTGCCCCTGGCCGTGTCCTGCGTGGTGCGCTTCGACAAGGCTGGCAGCACACCACCCCCCGGCCAGGCCGTGAGCCCCACAGTGCCAAGGACTCCGGCgtccccacccccaccgcccCCAACTCCGGCTCCCGCCCAGCTCCTGGCCAAGGGCTCGCCGTCTTGCCGAGTGACAGCGGGCTTCGCCGAAGAGGCGTCTGGGGCAGACGCTGCGCGCTGTGTGCACTGCCGGGCTCTGTTCCGCCGAGGCTCAGATGGGCGCGGGGGACACTGCGCCGAGGCCCCGGACCCGGGGGGCCGCCTGGTACGCCGCCTCAGTTGCCTCTGGTGCGCCGAGAGCCTTCTTTACCACTGCCTGTCGGACGCCGAGGGCGATTTCTCGGACCCGTGCGCCTGCGAGCCGGGCCACCCGCGTCCAGCTGCGCGCTGGGCGGCCCTGGCTGCGCTCTCCCTCGCAGTGCCCTGCCTTTGCTGCTACCCGCCCTTGCACGCCTGTCACTGGGCGGCGGTGCGCTGTGGCTGCCCCGGCTGTGGGGGCCACCACGAGGCGGCCCGGTGA